The genomic interval ATCATTCTAccaaaagtttttataatattctcaaaatgtaaacaatttaataaagttaatttgtaaaattagaATGTAATCCGTTATCTTGATTTAGGTTTCAAACAGTTATATAAGAAAATCTAAATTGACTATGGACGACAAGGCTTTTAATTCAAAAGTCTACGATAAAATCCATGGCATAGAACTTTGGGGTTATgctagtaaataaaaaataaataatcctGGTAAATAATACATCACAGGAAAGCTCGAAAAGCATAGAAGAACATGAACAATTAATACAATCACAAAGAGAAAGATTATAGATCTTAAATGAAGTATAGAGACCCTTTTCACTGGAAGAGCCCTTATTATACCATAGAAGAACTTGGAGATGTTAGTTCTACACCAAACAATTTCCTTATGgactaaactaaataaaattattcaactagGAAACTTTTTATCTCAATATCTAATTCTTAccttgaaaatgttgaaatttcaaagatggtctatcaaaatataatctCCTATTATCAGCTATAACGTCTAGTCTATACCTCCACCTAGCATCCAGCGGTCTCCTTCTAACTTCAACAGATATGGTATTATTACCTTTAGCTACAATGGACGTTAGTTGAGTGGCTTTGACTTCTCCTAAACGATTAGGATCCATTTGTTCGAACCTTCCTTGGACCTCGAAGTTATCAGATTTCTTAACCGATTTAACGAGAGCGAATTCTCCTTTACCGTTAAAAGTATATTCAACATCATCAAAAGTAACGATGTGCGGGTCACCGTAAACACCAGCAATTCCCGGCGCTTGGTAAGCTACGCAATCTTGAGAAGGTCTTCTTTCGAATCTCAAAGTTTCACAACCTACTGCTTGTTCTTCTTGCCAAATGCAGCACAGGTACTTCGGCACTATATCGTTGAACCACTGTGATAGAGTTGGTACTTTCGTAGCTTCATTGTAAGGGAGGTTACCGAGGTTGTGGCATCGTCTCGGGCTGGAACCCCATTGTTGATCGTAGGATAACATCAAGTAGCCGTTTTTGTCGTAACAGCATTGTTGTTCGGAACCTTCTAGactgtaatacaaaaaaattatttatcaacaaaaggaaaaatttcgtttttattttacttaCGTCGGTGATCCGGTTCTGACGCAATGAAGGGCttgattattataataacaaatcGGATTTGAATCTTTATCGCAATCGTAATCCGGTAAAAATCTCCCTTTATCTGCTAATGCTTGTTCCACCGTGCAGGGACATTGAGCTAGTTCGTGAGCGAAATTTTTTAGGTATCTATCGGTTCTTATCCAATCGTCGCAGAGATATTTCGGCCAGTTTTTACCATACAAGGTTTCCCATTGGAACTGGAAGTACCAGCCTAGAGGTATCGGTCTACTCCATATTACAGGCACTATTTCTACCGATGCTTGTTCAGTAGTGTAAGTATTAAcctaaaaatgtcaaatgtcaaaattagGCGCGTTTGTTTATATGCAACAAAAACCGTTCGTGCACCAAGTACTCGAACCGAATACTAATAAACTTACTGATATCGAGTCtgtcaaatttatttgtaaaaatccaaatttgatATCGTTCAAATAAGGATTGATCTTATTCCTGTATTGCGAAGGAACTATAGTGAATTCACCAGTATTTTGAATGCTATCTGTGATGTCTGTGATATAAAGAAAAGTTGGTCTCATGGTCGTTTCTCTATAGCCCCATAGAGAAATTCTAACGTTCGCGTTTTCGGACGTcgtcaaattttgtttttcccaCGTAATTCTTATTTCGCTAGGCGATTTTTCGTGATACTTCATATccttgaagaaaattttttgagttGCGCTAGCAGGGGAttctaaaaaatagaataaaaaaataaattactataaGATTAACGAgtttatttattagtatttacCAACATAGTATTTTCCTTTCCATTTGAACGGTTCGGAATTTACAGCTATCTGTAAATTAACCCAACCTTCGGTGAGTAACATAGGTTGAACACAGATGGCTCTGTTTTTATCAACGACGTAACCAAATACTTCATTAGAAAGATCGAATTTGCATCTTATTCTATCGTCTCGATTAAAACAAGGACCCGTGATGTTGACAACTGTTCCCCCTAACATATTACCACTTTCTGGAGCGAATTTTAATGGTAAGTTAGCTCCATCTATAAGAAAACGATATTACTAAAAATTAGAGgttatgttattttaataacagCTTACCAATGTCTTTGTTGCAAGAACCAAGTAAAATATCTTCGTCTATACGAAAAATATGTCTACCATTAAAACCATTACCAAAACCTACAGCAGTCAAATCTCTGATGACGGATTCTTGACTGTAAGGTTTGTATTCGTAACTTCTAGTACCGTTTCCCGCGTTGAATCCTACGAATGCGTTGGTACCGCCTTCGCCGTTTCGCGAATCACCTCCAGCTTCGGTGGAACTTGTCCAATCTAAATTGAGATAATTAAAAATGGCGTAGGTGAAGACTTCATCGGTTGCTATTACCATTTGATACGTATTCGTCTTAAAGATACaaaattatgttaataaattgaattatatttcttcGAACAGATTCTAACCTTATATTTAGCATTAGCGAAACCTCCCGCGAAGGTTATATTTTTCCACGTGGCAATTATGGCGTGTTTTGGATCGAAAGTAGTCGCCCCGATGACACCTTCTCTAATATCCCATTTGAGTCTCTCCCTTATTTCAACACCTAATCTATCGTGTCTACCTCTAAGATCTTTCTCCATTCTAAAATAGACTCCCGGAAGTCTTTGATCAATGTCTGTATCACGGATGTTACCGATTGTGcttttactgaaaaaaatacctgaaaattgaaagaaaacatGTCTTATTGAGTAATGTTTCTCTATAAAGAGGTTAAGACACGATACGTTATAcagagtaaaaaatatttagagtaGTCTGAGCAACGATGAACAACAAACACTCAGTCAACGTATTAAAGTCCAGGAACTGAAATAATTaaagtaattttacaaaaatgacaaagacaaatcaaaatatagtagatgatgtttgtttttacttttaaacgttcaaaatctgaaatattttcaagaataaggtacaaaaacaactttttggAAAACTACAAACATTCAGTCAACATATTAAAGTCCAGAGACTGAAATAGTTGAAGtaattttaccaaaataaagaaaacaaatcaaaatatagtagatgatgtttgtttttacttttaaacgttcaaaatctgaaatattttcaaaaataaggtacagaactttttgaaaaaaaaaaactagaataaCAAAACACTCAGTCAACATATTAATGTCCAGGAACTGAAATAATTGaagtaattttacaaaaatgacaaaggcaaatcaaaatatagtaGATGATGTTTGTTATTGCTTTTAAACGTtcaaaatctgaaatattttctaaattaaggTACAAAAACAACTTTATGGAAAACAACAAACACTCAGTCAACGAATTAAAGTCCAGGGACTGAAATAAAAGAagtaatttcacaaaaataaagaaaacaaatccAAATATAGTAGATGACGTTTCTTTTTGCTTTTCAAcgttcaaaaaattgaaataattttaccAAAATGACTAAGACAAATTAAAATACATGATACATTGAAAAACTcacatatttttcgaaaataaacaatcaaaaatgactttttcggGGAACTCCATCAATAACATGTTTTAATCCTTGATATTTTTAACACGCACACACACGCAATTTCATTATTGTAACCATGAACCATAAAAGCAAACAGAAAAAGTGCAAAATGTGCAGAACCTCATGAGTCAATGAAAGATCTCCAGGAACATACTCAGTCAGTTTTTCATGCTACCAGAACATAAAATTCATTATAGTCTTGATAGCACTGGTTACTCACCAATGAAAGATGGATCATTTCTTTTCGGCCAGTCTTTAACAGGAAATACTAAAGGATAATCATAATTTGGAGGTGGATCGCTGAACTCCAAATATCCATTAACTGATATCCTAGTGTAGTTAAATctgaaatcgaaataaataatattaatatcaatttttcgatCTAATTTTGAAACGTTTCATGGCTGAACTTTACCTGAATCCGAAGAAAGGAACTTGGAAATTCAGAATCTTTTGGAGTTGAATATTCGATGTTTGAATATCCTTTTGGTAATCACCGGTATTATCAGAGTTACCGCCTTTATCGTAGAATGGATACATGAAATGTTTACGAATTTCGGCCAATCTGGCTGCGGTTATGGTATAAGGAGTTCCACCTCGTTGGTCAGTATCCGGAGGCGCGATATCGGATGTCATGGGATCTTCAAGCAAAACAAATCGATATTAATTTcagttacataatttttgattgtCAGAAGCTCAAAGTTGCTTCAAAGGTTGGTTTCAACTATCTCAAAATACTAATAATCCTCACGATAAATGGAGATGTATCAATACAGTTTGGTTGAAAAGAAACCTCTTCGAATCAACTTTAGATAACACAGAAagcttttgaaatataattacaGCAAATAGTAGAACCAATCACCAACAAACATGAGATTATTTGGTACAAATTTGGAAGCAtcttaatcaataaattttaattaatgtcAGTGATGAAGAAACTAATGATtgaatatcacatttttattatcaactttgTTAGTTCCACCAGTTTGCTGGTAGCTTTTTTCAGCTTCAACAGACTCGAATCTTCTTACTTTACCTTAGGAAACATATAGAAATGGAATAATCTGGTGCAGAACTGAAAGCTCTTTATAGAAAATGCGGAATAATCCAGAGCAATGTCTTGGTGGAAAAACCACTCCATGTCCTTCCACAGTTCCTTCATATTTTCCTTCATAAAACCAGTTATGGTATACAATCCAAtgtataaagaaaaacaaactttGTATTGAACTTTATTATCCTTCTTGATGAATTTGGGACTTTTTCAATGGTATTTAAAGGTATCTAATTGGTGTTAGCACTAGTTATCATCGATTATCTGTTGTCTTTATGACTTTCCCGCAGAATTTCCAGTTGTCGTCCACTAGCTTGACTGTTATTCAATCATCCATTTTGATTTCGGTCGAAATGACATCTCATAAGATC from Diorhabda sublineata isolate icDioSubl1.1 chromosome 8, icDioSubl1.1, whole genome shotgun sequence carries:
- the LOC130447262 gene encoding protein mesh isoform X4, producing the protein MGRSANKLIYCTYFILILLVSVVNAEDVTVSDVGNTVFKKIDDVEILAPLVGSGRASDDEKPAAEEEETDDGTVENPTYDVDKNPSVVGLDNRQTNSSGWTHQTVNKLGKYTSYYGADYDPMTSDIAPPDTDQRGGTPYTITAARLAEIRKHFMYPFYDKGGNSDNTGDYQKDIQTSNIQLQKILNFQVPFFGFRFNYTRISVNGYLEFSDPPPNYDYPLVFPVKDWPKRNDPSFIGIFFSKSTIGNIRDTDIDQRLPGVYFRMEKDLRGRHDRLGVEIRERLKWDIREGVIGATTFDPKHAIIATWKNITFAGGFANAKYKTNTYQMVIATDEVFTYAIFNYLNLDWTSSTEAGGDSRNGEGGTNAFVGFNAGNGTRSYEYKPYSQESVIRDLTAVGFGNGFNGRHIFRIDEDILLGSCNKDIDGANLPLKFAPESGNMLGGTVVNITGPCFNRDDRIRCKFDLSNEVFGYVVDKNRAICVQPMLLTEGWVNLQIAVNSEPFKWKGKYYVESPASATQKIFFKDMKYHEKSPSEIRITWEKQNLTTSENANVRISLWGYRETTMRPTFLYITDITDSIQNTGEFTIVPSQYRNKINPYLNDIKFGFLQINLTDSISVNTYTTEQASVEIVPVIWSRPIPLGWYFQFQWETLYGKNWPKYLCDDWIRTDRYLKNFAHELAQCPCTVEQALADKGRFLPDYDCDKDSNPICYYNNQALHCVRTGSPTLEGSEQQCCYDKNGYLMLSYDQQWGSSPRRCHNLGNLPYNEATKVPTLSQWFNDIVPKYLCCIWQEEQAVGCETLRFERRPSQDCVAYQAPGIAGVYGDPHIVTFDDVEYTFNGKGEFALVKSVKKSDNFEVQGRFEQMDPNRLGEVKATQLTSIVAKGNNTISVEVRRRPLDARWRYRLDVIADNRRLYFDRPSLKFQHFQGVTIYTPTYILNQSEVLIMFDNGAGVEVVDNQGYMSARVFLPWTFINKTIGLFGNWSFDKEDDFTLPDGSKAAIVSNINDMERVYNDFGIKWMLDDVLDPVKGRSLFHREFGKTASDYNDKYFKPQFLMLPEDILPSNYSVERNRTYELCPTKMYECYYDYAMTLNRDQAHYTQNYKSTIYKYKETARTKVTSCGVLETPRFGRKSTFLFVPGTKVTYECIQDFVLVGDPRRECRADGTWNIPEYGYTYCLRQQEYSQRQAGITSGITLAIFIPILLLFVYMAYLFLRKKQKQREEEQLQEKSYLEQQRKAQEAATRKLTEAEYNSEDEDNNSNITSSGVKETTVY
- the LOC130447262 gene encoding protein mesh isoform X2; this encodes MGRSANKLIYCTYFILILLVSVVNAEDVTVSDVGNTVFKKIDDVEILAPLVGSGRASDDEKPAAEEEETDDGTVENPTYGLDNRQTNSSGWTHQTVNKLGKYTSYYGADYDPMTSDIAPPDTDQRGGTPYTITAARLAEIRKHFMYPFYDKGGNSDNTGDYQKDIQTSNIQLQKILNFQVPFFGFRFNYTRISVNGYLEFSDPPPNYDYPLVFPVKDWPKRNDPSFIGIFFSKSTIGNIRDTDIDQRLPGVYFRMEKDLRGRHDRLGVEIRERLKWDIREGVIGATTFDPKHAIIATWKNITFAGGFANAKYKTNTYQMVIATDEVFTYAIFNYLNLDWTSSTEAGGDSRNGEGGTNAFVGFNAGNGTRSYEYKPYSQESVIRDLTAVGFGNGFNGRHIFRIDEDILLGSCNKDIDGANLPLKFAPESGNMLGGTVVNITGPCFNRDDRIRCKFDLSNEVFGYVVDKNRAICVQPMLLTEGWVNLQIAVNSEPFKWKGKYYVESPASATQKIFFKDMKYHEKSPSEIRITWEKQNLTTSENANVRISLWGYRETTMRPTFLYITDITDSIQNTGEFTIVPSQYRNKINPYLNDIKFGFLQINLTDSISVNTYTTEQASVEIVPVIWSRPIPLGWYFQFQWETLYGKNWPKYLCDDWIRTDRYLKNFAHELAQCPCTVEQALADKGRFLPDYDCDKDSNPICYYNNQALHCVRTGSPTLEGSEQQCCYDKNGYLMLSYDQQWGSSPRRCHNLGNLPYNEATKVPTLSQWFNDIVPKYLCCIWQEEQAVGCETLRFERRPSQDCVAYQAPGIAGVYGDPHIVTFDDVEYTFNGKGEFALVKSVKKSDNFEVQGRFEQMDPNRLGEVKATQLTSIVAKGNNTISVEVRRRPLDARWRYRLDVIADNRRLYFDRPSLKFQHFQGVTIYTPTYILNQSEVLIMFDNGAGVEVVDNQGYMSARVFLPWTFINKTIGLFGNWSFDKEDDFTLPDGSKAAIVSNINDMERVYNDFGIKWMLDDVLDPVKGRSLFHREFGKTASDYNDKYFKPQFLMLPEDILPSNYSVERNRTYELCPTKMYECYYDYAMTLNRDQAHYTQNYKSTIYKYKETARTKVTSCGVLETPRFGRKSTFLFVPGTKVTYECIQDFVLVGDPRRECRADGTWNIPEYGYTYCLREEEYSSRQAAITSGIVLAILIPLVLLIVYGAYRVYQRLTNKDANSWQYQNVQKPQTLQQFNRGLDPYREDDDDDEKYPQSPVSSPSDSDTLSKKRRSYDKSYRTHEPLTNRPNSEFEEKPLDPNDPTYEDVDRSSRTATGSPTSPTSSIQYTTPFNRPDVVKGNSNKNLTYSDLDYAQPIKVPKDRFSASQSSIVTDV
- the LOC130447262 gene encoding protein mesh isoform X6, producing MGRSANKLIYCTYFILILLVSVVNAEDVTVSDVGNTVFKKIDDVEILAPLVGSGRASDDEKPAAEEEETDDGTVENPTYDPMTSDIAPPDTDQRGGTPYTITAARLAEIRKHFMYPFYDKGGNSDNTGDYQKDIQTSNIQLQKILNFQVPFFGFRFNYTRISVNGYLEFSDPPPNYDYPLVFPVKDWPKRNDPSFIGIFFSKSTIGNIRDTDIDQRLPGVYFRMEKDLRGRHDRLGVEIRERLKWDIREGVIGATTFDPKHAIIATWKNITFAGGFANAKYKTNTYQMVIATDEVFTYAIFNYLNLDWTSSTEAGGDSRNGEGGTNAFVGFNAGNGTRSYEYKPYSQESVIRDLTAVGFGNGFNGRHIFRIDEDILLGSCNKDIDGANLPLKFAPESGNMLGGTVVNITGPCFNRDDRIRCKFDLSNEVFGYVVDKNRAICVQPMLLTEGWVNLQIAVNSEPFKWKGKYYVESPASATQKIFFKDMKYHEKSPSEIRITWEKQNLTTSENANVRISLWGYRETTMRPTFLYITDITDSIQNTGEFTIVPSQYRNKINPYLNDIKFGFLQINLTDSISVNTYTTEQASVEIVPVIWSRPIPLGWYFQFQWETLYGKNWPKYLCDDWIRTDRYLKNFAHELAQCPCTVEQALADKGRFLPDYDCDKDSNPICYYNNQALHCVRTGSPTLEGSEQQCCYDKNGYLMLSYDQQWGSSPRRCHNLGNLPYNEATKVPTLSQWFNDIVPKYLCCIWQEEQAVGCETLRFERRPSQDCVAYQAPGIAGVYGDPHIVTFDDVEYTFNGKGEFALVKSVKKSDNFEVQGRFEQMDPNRLGEVKATQLTSIVAKGNNTISVEVRRRPLDARWRYRLDVIADNRRLYFDRPSLKFQHFQGVTIYTPTYILNQSEVLIMFDNGAGVEVVDNQGYMSARVFLPWTFINKTIGLFGNWSFDKEDDFTLPDGSKAAIVSNINDMERVYNDFGIKWMLDDVLDPVKGRSLFHREFGKTASDYNDKYFKPQFLMLPEDILPSNYSVERNRTYELCPTKMYECYYDYAMTLNRDQAHYTQNYKSTIYKYKETARTKVTSCGVLETPRFGRKSTFLFVPGTKVTYECIQDFVLVGDPRRECRADGTWNIPEYGYTYCLRQQEYSQRQAGITSGITLAIFIPILLLFVYMAYLFLRKKQKQREEEQLQEKSYLEQQRKAQEAATRKLTEAEYNSEDEDNNSNITSSGVKETTVY
- the LOC130447262 gene encoding protein mesh isoform X3, producing MGRSANKLIYCTYFILILLVSVVNAEDVTVSDVGNTVFKKIDDVEILAPLVGSGRASDDEKPAAEEEETDDGTVENPTYDPMTSDIAPPDTDQRGGTPYTITAARLAEIRKHFMYPFYDKGGNSDNTGDYQKDIQTSNIQLQKILNFQVPFFGFRFNYTRISVNGYLEFSDPPPNYDYPLVFPVKDWPKRNDPSFIGIFFSKSTIGNIRDTDIDQRLPGVYFRMEKDLRGRHDRLGVEIRERLKWDIREGVIGATTFDPKHAIIATWKNITFAGGFANAKYKTNTYQMVIATDEVFTYAIFNYLNLDWTSSTEAGGDSRNGEGGTNAFVGFNAGNGTRSYEYKPYSQESVIRDLTAVGFGNGFNGRHIFRIDEDILLGSCNKDIDGANLPLKFAPESGNMLGGTVVNITGPCFNRDDRIRCKFDLSNEVFGYVVDKNRAICVQPMLLTEGWVNLQIAVNSEPFKWKGKYYVESPASATQKIFFKDMKYHEKSPSEIRITWEKQNLTTSENANVRISLWGYRETTMRPTFLYITDITDSIQNTGEFTIVPSQYRNKINPYLNDIKFGFLQINLTDSISVNTYTTEQASVEIVPVIWSRPIPLGWYFQFQWETLYGKNWPKYLCDDWIRTDRYLKNFAHELAQCPCTVEQALADKGRFLPDYDCDKDSNPICYYNNQALHCVRTGSPTLEGSEQQCCYDKNGYLMLSYDQQWGSSPRRCHNLGNLPYNEATKVPTLSQWFNDIVPKYLCCIWQEEQAVGCETLRFERRPSQDCVAYQAPGIAGVYGDPHIVTFDDVEYTFNGKGEFALVKSVKKSDNFEVQGRFEQMDPNRLGEVKATQLTSIVAKGNNTISVEVRRRPLDARWRYRLDVIADNRRLYFDRPSLKFQHFQGVTIYTPTYILNQSEVLIMFDNGAGVEVVDNQGYMSARVFLPWTFINKTIGLFGNWSFDKEDDFTLPDGSKAAIVSNINDMERVYNDFGIKWMLDDVLDPVKGRSLFHREFGKTASDYNDKYFKPQFLMLPEDILPSNYSVERNRTYELCPTKMYECYYDYAMTLNRDQAHYTQNYKSTIYKYKETARTKVTSCGVLETPRFGRKSTFLFVPGTKVTYECIQDFVLVGDPRRECRADGTWNIPEYGYTYCLREEEYSSRQAAITSGIVLAILIPLVLLIVYGAYRVYQRLTNKDANSWQYQNVQKPQTLQQFNRGLDPYREDDDDDEKYPQSPVSSPSDSDTLSKKRRSYDKSYRTHEPLTNRPNSEFEEKPLDPNDPTYEDVDRSSRTATGSPTSPTSSIQYTTPFNRPDVVKGNSNKNLTYSDLDYAQPIKVPKDRFSASQSSIVTDV
- the LOC130447262 gene encoding protein mesh isoform X5; the encoded protein is MTSDIAPPDTDQRGGTPYTITAARLAEIRKHFMYPFYDKGGNSDNTGDYQKDIQTSNIQLQKILNFQVPFFGFRFNYTRISVNGYLEFSDPPPNYDYPLVFPVKDWPKRNDPSFIGIFFSKSTIGNIRDTDIDQRLPGVYFRMEKDLRGRHDRLGVEIRERLKWDIREGVIGATTFDPKHAIIATWKNITFAGGFANAKYKTNTYQMVIATDEVFTYAIFNYLNLDWTSSTEAGGDSRNGEGGTNAFVGFNAGNGTRSYEYKPYSQESVIRDLTAVGFGNGFNGRHIFRIDEDILLGSCNKDIDGANLPLKFAPESGNMLGGTVVNITGPCFNRDDRIRCKFDLSNEVFGYVVDKNRAICVQPMLLTEGWVNLQIAVNSEPFKWKGKYYVESPASATQKIFFKDMKYHEKSPSEIRITWEKQNLTTSENANVRISLWGYRETTMRPTFLYITDITDSIQNTGEFTIVPSQYRNKINPYLNDIKFGFLQINLTDSISVNTYTTEQASVEIVPVIWSRPIPLGWYFQFQWETLYGKNWPKYLCDDWIRTDRYLKNFAHELAQCPCTVEQALADKGRFLPDYDCDKDSNPICYYNNQALHCVRTGSPTLEGSEQQCCYDKNGYLMLSYDQQWGSSPRRCHNLGNLPYNEATKVPTLSQWFNDIVPKYLCCIWQEEQAVGCETLRFERRPSQDCVAYQAPGIAGVYGDPHIVTFDDVEYTFNGKGEFALVKSVKKSDNFEVQGRFEQMDPNRLGEVKATQLTSIVAKGNNTISVEVRRRPLDARWRYRLDVIADNRRLYFDRPSLKFQHFQGVTIYTPTYILNQSEVLIMFDNGAGVEVVDNQGYMSARVFLPWTFINKTIGLFGNWSFDKEDDFTLPDGSKAAIVSNINDMERVYNDFGIKWMLDDVLDPVKGRSLFHREFGKTASDYNDKYFKPQFLMLPEDILPSNYSVERNRTYELCPTKMYECYYDYAMTLNRDQAHYTQNYKSTIYKYKETARTKVTSCGVLETPRFGRKSTFLFVPGTKVTYECIQDFVLVGDPRRECRADGTWNIPEYGYTYCLREEEYSSRQAAITSGIVLAILIPLVLLIVYGAYRVYQRLTNKDANSWQYQNVQKPQTLQQFNRGLDPYREDDDDDEKYPQSPVSSPSDSDTLSKKRRSYDKSYRTHEPLTNRPNSEFEEKPLDPNDPTYEDVDRSSRTATGSPTSPTSSIQYTTPFNRPDVVKGNSNKNLTYSDLDYAQPIKVPKDRFSASQSSIVTDV
- the LOC130447262 gene encoding protein mesh isoform X1, with protein sequence MGRSANKLIYCTYFILILLVSVVNAEDVTVSDVGNTVFKKIDDVEILAPLVGSGRASDDEKPAAEEEETDDGTVENPTYDVDKNPSVVGLDNRQTNSSGWTHQTVNKLGKYTSYYGADYDPMTSDIAPPDTDQRGGTPYTITAARLAEIRKHFMYPFYDKGGNSDNTGDYQKDIQTSNIQLQKILNFQVPFFGFRFNYTRISVNGYLEFSDPPPNYDYPLVFPVKDWPKRNDPSFIGIFFSKSTIGNIRDTDIDQRLPGVYFRMEKDLRGRHDRLGVEIRERLKWDIREGVIGATTFDPKHAIIATWKNITFAGGFANAKYKTNTYQMVIATDEVFTYAIFNYLNLDWTSSTEAGGDSRNGEGGTNAFVGFNAGNGTRSYEYKPYSQESVIRDLTAVGFGNGFNGRHIFRIDEDILLGSCNKDIDGANLPLKFAPESGNMLGGTVVNITGPCFNRDDRIRCKFDLSNEVFGYVVDKNRAICVQPMLLTEGWVNLQIAVNSEPFKWKGKYYVESPASATQKIFFKDMKYHEKSPSEIRITWEKQNLTTSENANVRISLWGYRETTMRPTFLYITDITDSIQNTGEFTIVPSQYRNKINPYLNDIKFGFLQINLTDSISVNTYTTEQASVEIVPVIWSRPIPLGWYFQFQWETLYGKNWPKYLCDDWIRTDRYLKNFAHELAQCPCTVEQALADKGRFLPDYDCDKDSNPICYYNNQALHCVRTGSPTLEGSEQQCCYDKNGYLMLSYDQQWGSSPRRCHNLGNLPYNEATKVPTLSQWFNDIVPKYLCCIWQEEQAVGCETLRFERRPSQDCVAYQAPGIAGVYGDPHIVTFDDVEYTFNGKGEFALVKSVKKSDNFEVQGRFEQMDPNRLGEVKATQLTSIVAKGNNTISVEVRRRPLDARWRYRLDVIADNRRLYFDRPSLKFQHFQGVTIYTPTYILNQSEVLIMFDNGAGVEVVDNQGYMSARVFLPWTFINKTIGLFGNWSFDKEDDFTLPDGSKAAIVSNINDMERVYNDFGIKWMLDDVLDPVKGRSLFHREFGKTASDYNDKYFKPQFLMLPEDILPSNYSVERNRTYELCPTKMYECYYDYAMTLNRDQAHYTQNYKSTIYKYKETARTKVTSCGVLETPRFGRKSTFLFVPGTKVTYECIQDFVLVGDPRRECRADGTWNIPEYGYTYCLREEEYSSRQAAITSGIVLAILIPLVLLIVYGAYRVYQRLTNKDANSWQYQNVQKPQTLQQFNRGLDPYREDDDDDEKYPQSPVSSPSDSDTLSKKRRSYDKSYRTHEPLTNRPNSEFEEKPLDPNDPTYEDVDRSSRTATGSPTSPTSSIQYTTPFNRPDVVKGNSNKNLTYSDLDYAQPIKVPKDRFSASQSSIVTDV